CAAAACTCCTGAAGAAGCAAAGCAATTTCTGTTTAGCGATTTTAAAGATTTACACGATCCTTTTTTGCTTAAAGATATGGATAAGGCTGTTAATCGTATCAGGCAAGCAAAAGATAACGGGGAAGTTGTCCTTGTTTTTGGGGACTATGATGTTGACGGAGTGACTTCTTCTGCGATTCTAACAAAGGCGCTAAAGAAATTGGGAATCAAGGTCATTAATCATATTCCGCATCGTTTAACTGATGGGTATGGATTAAATCATGAGATTGCAAAAGAAGCAAAAGAAAAAGGTGTGAGCCTTTTGATTTCTGTTGATTGTGGCATTAGTGCAATCGAAGAGGCTAAGACATTAAAAGATAATGGAATTGATGTGATTATTGTTGATCATCATGAGCCTTTGAAAGAAAACGTTCCAGACGCTGTTGCTGTCATTGATCCAAAGCGCAAAGATTGTCCGTATCCGTTTGGAGGGTTGGCTGCTGTTGCTTTGGCCTTTAAGCTGGCGCAAGCTTTGCATGGAACGCAATATATCGAAGATCTTGATTTGGTAGCCTTGGGAACGATTGCAGATGTTGTTCCTCTTTATGGAGAAAATCGAATTTTTGTAAAATCAGGATTGCCGGCCATTGAAAAAACAAAGAATTTTGGACTTAGGGCTCTTATGGATGGCGCACGGATCAAAAAGAAATTAACGCCGCGCCATGTTGGATTTATTTTAGGGCCTCGTATTAATGCCATGGGTCGCATTGATTCAGCCGAAAAATCTCTGCAACTTCTTTTAAGTGAGAGCGCTGATGAGGCAAGAGGCATTGCGCAGGTTTTAGAGGATCACAATAAGCAACGTCAAAAAATGCAAACTGAAATTATTGATGCGGCGCTTAAAAAAGTAGAGCAAGAAGTGAATTTTAAGACAGATCGAGTTATTGTTGTTGGAGAACAAGGATGGCACAGAGGAGTTGTTGGCATTGTTGCTGCAAGGATTATGGATACTTATTATCGGCCTACCATTGTTCTTTCAATTGAAGAGGGCATAGCTGTAGGATCGGCTAGATCGATTCAAGGATTTCATCTTTTTGATGCGCTTAGCCAATGCTCGTCTTTGTTGGAAAATTATGGTGGACATAAATATGCAGCTGGCTTGACGGTTCGGGAAGAAAATATTTCGGGTCTTCGAGAGAAGATGAACAGAATTGCTTGTGATACTCTTTGTGCAGAAGATCTTATTCCGAGCCTTTCGATTGATTGTGAGATTGCTCTTTCGGATGTTAATATGAATTTGGTTAATCTGGTTAATAAGCTTGAGCCTTATGGGGAAGGAAATCCAGAGCCTATTTTTTGCTCGAGAGCGGTAACCGTGAAAAGTCCGGCTGTTGTGTTGGGTAGAGGGACACTAAAATTTTGGGTTACAGATGGCATTAATGTTTTTTCTGCAGTTGGATTTGGAATGGAAAGTTATCGCAACGTTGTTGAGCAGGGTAAGAAAGTAGATCTTGCCTATAAAGTTTCAATCGATGATTGGAATAAAGAGCCAACAGTCCAATTAGAGTTAAAGGATATCAAGGAAGCTTAAGTTTGCGGAAGCCAAGCGACGCAAATTTTAGCTGATGTTATCCCGAATTTTTTAATGAGGGATTAAAGAAAATTTATAGTGTTCGTAGAGTTTTTGGCGCTTGTAGAGTTTTAGCTCTGTAAGCTCAAAGAATTAAAGAAATTGTTTAGGCTGCTTTTGTAATTTTTCCAGCTTTGATACACTTTGTGCAGACAGAAGTTCTTTTGGTAGAGTTCTTTAAAACAATTTTAACGCTTTGCAGATTTGGGCTAAATCGTCTTGGAGATTTTCCGACAATTTTTTGACCTGCACCGCCTTTTCGGACAGCCATACCACGCCTTTTGTATTTACGTCCAGCGATCGAGGTTTTTCCACATATTTCGCATGATTTTGCCATAATTTTTTCCTTAAATGAGGCCGAAACTTATGGAATTTTTATGATATAAGTTTTTTGGCCGAATTTACCTCATGCCCGAAGGGCATTGGGGTTTCAATTATTTTGATTCTTGAACGTTACCCCATGCCCGAAAGGCATTGGGTTGAAATAGAAGTATACTAAAAAATGGCGTTTTGTCAAGTAGGAAATTGATCGAAAGACACTGCAAAACTAAGGTTTTTTTATTTTAAGATATCTGTTATAATGCCATTTAGAAATTTCAAATAGAAAATTCAAGATAGAGGAGAATATGAAAAGAAAAGTTATTTGGATTTTAATTGGTTTGATTATTATTGGAACGGTTTCAGCGCTTTTGGTTATGCGTTCAATGTGCATGTCAACATGCATTGCAAGCTTTGAAGGAGCTTATCCTGAGATTGCTTGTAAGTATGAATGCGCTATTCTTGATAAATTTAAGAAACCATCAAGATAAGCACTAGTTATGCCTAACGAGATTGCCTCAAAGCTCAATCCTGAGCAAAAAAAATCTGTAATGCATGGCGATGGGCCACTTTTGATTATTGCCGGAGCAGGTACCGGCAAGACAACGGTTATTACGCGTCGCATTGCACATCTGATTGTGGATGAAAAAGTTAAGCCGAGTGAAATATTGGCGCTGACTTTTACAGATAAAGCGGCTTATCAGATGCAGGAAAAAGTCGATATCTTGGTCCCGTATGGTTTTACGGATACATGGATTTCAACGTTTCATTCATTTGGAGATCGGGTTTTAAGAGAAAATGCTTTAGAGATTGGACTTGATCCAGATTTTAAAGTTTTGACTCGACCGCAAGCGGCTGTTTTTTTTCAGGAAAATCTTTTTAAATTTCAACTTAATCATTTTCGTCCGCTAGGAAATCCTATTAAATTTGTTGATGCGATGATTTCTCTTTTTTCAAGAGCGCTCGATGAAGATGTTTCTCCGGAAGAATATCTAAAACATGCAGAAAGCCTTAAAAAGGAGTCTGCGGAAAATCCAAAAGACGATGCTCTCAAACAAGAATCAGAGTGTCAGATGGAACTTGCGATTTGCTATAAGCAGTATCAGGATCTTCTTTTAAAAGAGGGGAAACTTGATTTTGCAAATCAATTTTATTTATCTTTAAAGTTGTTGCGTGAGCATCCGCGTGTTCTAAAGAGATATCAAAATCAGTTTCGTTATATTTTGGTTGATGAGTTTCAGGATACCAATTATGCGCAATTCGAGCTTGTGAAGATTTTGTTATCACAAAACAATAATTTGACTGTTGTTGCGGATGACGATCAATCGATTTATAAATGGCGTGGAGCTGCTGTGAGCAATATTATGAATTTTGTTCAACTGTATCCTGATAGCGAAAAAATTGCGCTGACACAAAATTATCGATCAACACAAAATATCTTGGATGCCTCGTATCGCTTGATTCAAAATAATAATCCTGATCGTTTTGAGGTGCAAGCCAAGATCGATAAAAAGCTAATTTCTCAGAATAAAAAAGGACAGGATCCAAAACATATCCATTTTGATACGTTGTCTTCTGAGGCCGATTGGGTATCTGAATATATTAGCGAGTGCATCGATCAAAAGAAATATGTATATAACGATTTTGCTATTCTTGTCCGATCTAATGCTACAGCGGATCCTTTTATTCGCGCATTAAATATGCGCGGCATTCCATGGCAGTTTAGTGGCAACCAAGGATTGTATTCTCTTAAAGAAGTCCGGCTGTGTATTCATTTTTTGCGCATGATTGCTAATCCTGGTGATTCATTAAGCTTGTTTTATTTGGCGACGTCAAGTATTTATCAGATTCCAGCAGTCGAATTAACGCAAATGATGCATCATGCCAAGAGAAGACAATGGGATTTATTTTATACGTTAAAGCATATAGACCAAATTCAAGAGTTTTTGGAGTTGTCTGATGAATTTCTTGAAAAAAAGGATCAGTTTCTCAAGGATGTCGAGAAGTATATCGATTGGGCAAAAGATTATACAACAGGAAGATTGCTTTATACGTTTTTGACTGACACAGGTTTTATTGCGGGTCTTGTTAGAGAACAAAATATCGAAAACGAAGATACGTTAAGAAATATTGCAAAGTTTTTTGATGTTGTTAAGAATTTCGAACATGTGACTAATGAAGATCGTGTTTTATATTTTATTCAGTATTTGGATATGATGATTAATGTCGGAGATGATCCTGCGGTTGCAGAGGCGGATATTGATACGTCTGCGGTTAATGTAATGACAATACATAAAGCTAAAGGATTAGAGTTTCCAGTTGTTTTTATGGTTAGCTTGATTGAAAAGAAATTTCCGTGGCCAAGGCGGAGTGATCCGATTGAACTCCCTTCTGAGCTTATCAAAGACATTTTACCTTTAGGTGATTTTCATATTCAAGAGGAGAGAAGACTTTTTTATGTTGGAATGACGCGTGCCAAGGAAGAATTGTTTTTGACATCTGCGGTTGATTACGGGACAAAACAGCCTAGGAAAGTAAGCCGTTTTGTTGTTGAATCTGTTGAAGAGAAAAGAGATGCCTATACGATTAAGACAACGGCACTGCAAGCTATTGAGCGAAATGCTCCTAGTGCAGTACCGTTTGTTTCTGCAAAGAAAATTATTGATGACAAAGAGATTCTAAAGTTAAGTTATTATCAGATTGATGATTATTTGACCTGTCCGTTAAAATACAAATATATTCATATTCTTCGCGTGCCGATTATGACGCATCATACGGTTGCCTATGGAAAAGCACTTCATGATGCCGTTCAGCTTTATCATCAGAGAAAGATGGATGGCAAGGATGTTTCTTTGGATGACGTTGTTCAAGCGTTTGAACGTTCATTTCAAAAGCAGGGATTTTTGTCCAGAGAACATATTGAGCTTCGTATTCAAGGAGCGAAGCAGGCGCTGGAAGAGTTCTATTTACAACAAGAGCGACTAAAAATTATTCCGTCGTTTGTTGAAAAAGAATTTTCATTTATGATTGAAAATAATCGCATGGTTGGCCGATGGGACCGTGTCGATGTTGTTGATGGAGTGGCAACTGTTATTGATTTTAAATCGTCGGAAATTAAAAAGCAGGTTGATGCGGATAAAAAAGCAAAAGCAAACTTACAGCTTAATCTTTATAGCCTTGCGTATGAAAAAATGACTGGAACACTTCCTGCTTTTAAGGAGCTTCATTTTCTAGAGACAGGATTGGTTGGGCGTGCAGAAGTTACTCAAAAGGATATTGATAAAATTTTAGCGGCTATCAAAGACGCTTCTGATGGTATTCGAAAGGGAACATTTGACCCTAAACCAGATTTTTTAGCTTGTTCCTATTGCGCATATAATCAAATTTGTCCAAAAGTTAAAATTAATTTGGCATAAATTAATGAAACAGAATTTAGATTTATTTTATTATCATCAGCTGCAAGAAAAGCAGTATCAAGCATGGGAAAATAAGTGCCTTAATTGCGGCGCATGTTGTGGATTGCAAGATGGAGATCCTTGTGAGCATTTAAGGATGAGTACAGAAGGAAAGTCTTCGTGCGATATTTATGAAAATCGTTTTGGGCTTCATAAGACACAGCAGGGCAGAGAATTTCGTTGCGTTCCTATTAGGGATATTTTGCATAAAAGTTGGCCAGGAGACTGTGGCTGCGCCTATAAATATAAAACGGACCCATCTTGACAGAAGGCTATTATCGCCTTAGAATAAGTTTCAATATTATTTAGTTATTTATAACAGGGGGCGAAATACATGTATCGGGAGCAAATTAAAGTTTTAGATTGTACGATCCGCGATGGGGGATTGATTAATAATCATGATTTTGATATTAAGTTTGTCCGTGAAGTCTATAAGGCTGTTTCTCAGTCTGGGGCTGATTATATTGAGCTTGGGTACAAGAACTCTAAACATCTTTTTTCTGAAAAAGAATATGGGCTATGGAAATTTTGTGAAGATGATGTAATCCATCAGGTTGTTGATGGTATCGAATCTAATGCCAAGGTTTCGGTTATGGTTGATATTGGACGTGTTAATATTGATGATGTGAAGCCTGCGGCGGACAGTCCTGTGGATATGGTGAGAGTTGCTTGTTATGTTAAAGATATTGATAAAGCCATTGCTATGGTTAATGATTTTCATGGGAAAGGTTATGAAACAACCATCAATATTATGGCTATTTCACGTGATCAGGGGCCAGAACTTACGCAAGCTTTGCGTCAAGTTGAAAAAGAATGTCAAGCTAAGGCGATTTATATTGTTGATAGTTTTGGCGCTCTTTATCAGGAATCTGTTGAAGATTTAGTCAAGCAGTTTAAAGATATTTTAAAGACAAAAGAGGTTGGATTTCATGGACATAATAATCAGCAGCTTGGATTTGGAAACACTATTGAGGCGATTATTCATGGAGCAAATTTTTTGGATGCGACTGTTTATGGGATTGGGCGTGCGGCAGGCAATTGTCCCTTGGAGCTTTTGCTAGGATTTTTGAAAAATCCAAAATTTGATATTCGTCCACTTTTAGATTTAATTTCTAAAGAATTTATTCCATTGCGTAATAAAATTGAATGGGGATATATTATTCCTTATGCGATTGCTGGCATGCTTAATGAGCATCCTAAGCTTGCGATGGCGTTGCGTGAAAGTGAGCATAAAGAAAATTATCGTGAGTTTTACGAAAGCTTAGTAAGCACGGAAACAGAATAATCTAAAAAACAACGGAGGTTTTCATGCCTGGGAAAAAAGTTGTTATTTTTGATGATGAAATAGACATGTTGACAGTAACGGAAACAATACTGACAAGTCGTGGTTTTGATGTTATAACATTTAGCTCGTCAAAGGATGCGATTAAGGATATTAAGAGAGAAAAGCCAGATTTAATTCTTTTGGATATTAACATGCCTCACAAAGATGGGTATCAGGTGTGTGATGAAGTTAGATGTGACGAAGAAATTAAACATATTCCGATTATTGTTTTTACAGCACAAACGATTGAAAAAGATTTGATTGATAAAGCTCATGCGTTTTATGGGGCCGATGATTATGTGATTAAGCCTTTTGAGGCGAATGATTTAGTTGATAAAATTAATAAAAATATTTTAAAGCATAGTTGATGGACGGAGGAAGGTATGCATAAAATTTTGATTGTTGAGGATGATGTTGACCTTGCGACTGTTTTACAGATGAATCTTGTATCAAAAGGATTTGAAGTTTTTGTGGCACATGATGCGATTCAGGGTACAAGTTTAGCGCATAACAAAAATCCTGATTTGATTATTTTAGATATTAATTTGCCTGCGGGTGGAGGATTAGCGATATTAAGAAATGTTAAGATGTCGATCAATACTAAATTGATTCCGGTTATTATTCTTTCAGGCACAGAAGATGAGCAGCTTATTCATGAAGTTTTGCATGGGGGAGTCGAAGATTATATTAAAAAACCTTATGACCTTGAAGATCTGTGCAAGAGAATTAACCATATTTTGCATGCTACCGAATAGTTTTTTATTAGACGCATCATGTTAAAAAAACTTAAACTAAGACCTAAATTTTTTCTCTCCTTAATTATTATTTCGATTGTCCCTCTTGTTATTATCAGTTTGTTTAACTATCTCTATACAAAATCGGAAATTAAAGAAAGAACTGTTGGGAATTTGCGCGCCCTTAACGATTCGCGCGTTGCGCATATTAATCAATTTATTCGGCTTCGTCAGGAGCAGGCTAAGGCGCTTGCGGGTACCTTTACGATACGTCAGCTTGACCCTCAGGGAGCTAATTCACCTCGAACGGTTCAGATGGTTCAGGCTGATATTGAATCTGTTTATAGTGAAATTAAAAAAACACCTCGAAGCGATTATCGAGATATTGATCTTGCTTCATCGATTGCCAATATAAGTGTTTGGGATATTCATGGCAATATTATCGCAAATACAAATCGTTTTTTAGTCGGAAAAAAAATGCCGTTTAAGTTTTTGCATATTTTATATAGCAAAGGGACTTATTTTATGGGATTTGAAAAGGACTCTTTGACGGATGAAAAATTCTTAACAATTCTAGAAGGCGTTCGAAATTGGGAATCGGGAGAGTATTCTGGTGTTGTTTTTTTAAGAAGCGATGCTAACGTTCTTGATGAGATTACGGCCGCACGCAAAGGTTTGGGAAGAACCGGGGAGACATATATTGTTAACAAGTCAAGGCTGATGATCACTGAATCCCGGTTTGTTAAAGATGCTATTTTAAATTTAGAGGTAAATACACGGGCCGTTGATGCATGTTTTGATTCTGACAAAACAAAAAGTCCAGAAATTTATAAGAATTACAGAGGGGACATGGTTTTAGGCGTTCAAAGATATCTGCCGGATCAGCAATGGTGCGTTATAACAGAAACAGCCACAGAAGAAGCTTTTGATCCAGTGACGGCATTTCGCAATCGTATTCTTGTTATTGGTGGATGTTTAATTCTTTTGATTTTATTTTTAGTGCATGTTGCAGGACTAGCTTTTGTTCGTCCTATTTTACAAATTCGAGATGCGTCTTTAAAAGTGGCAAGAGGTAATTATGATGTAACAACAAAGGTTGATAGCGAGGATGAATTGCATGATCTTTCTCGCTCGTTTAATCAAATGACCAAGGTTTTGGCAAGCACAACGGCACAACTTCATGAAAAGAATAAAATTCTAGAACAGCAAAAAGAAGAGCTTAAAAAACTCAATGAATTAAAATCAGAATTTGTTTCAATGGTTTCACACGAACTTCGAACGCCGATGTCGATTATCAGAGGAAGTCTTTCACAGCTCGCCGATGAAACGGTAGTAAATACCAAAGAAATAAGTCAGCGATTAATTAATATTTCTTTAAACAATATTAAGCGTTTAACAGAAATGATCAATAACTTATTGGATTTATCAAAGATTGAAGCTGGAAAGATTGAATTGCATAAGGAAGATATCGATATTGTTGGTGTTCTTAAAGAAATATGTCAAACATTTGAGCTAAA
This DNA window, taken from Candidatus Omnitrophota bacterium, encodes the following:
- a CDS encoding aldolase catalytic domain-containing protein, translated to MYREQIKVLDCTIRDGGLINNHDFDIKFVREVYKAVSQSGADYIELGYKNSKHLFSEKEYGLWKFCEDDVIHQVVDGIESNAKVSVMVDIGRVNIDDVKPAADSPVDMVRVACYVKDIDKAIAMVNDFHGKGYETTINIMAISRDQGPELTQALRQVEKECQAKAIYIVDSFGALYQESVEDLVKQFKDILKTKEVGFHGHNNQQLGFGNTIEAIIHGANFLDATVYGIGRAAGNCPLELLLGFLKNPKFDIRPLLDLISKEFIPLRNKIEWGYIIPYAIAGMLNEHPKLAMALRESEHKENYREFYESLVSTETE
- a CDS encoding response regulator, which produces MPGKKVVIFDDEIDMLTVTETILTSRGFDVITFSSSKDAIKDIKREKPDLILLDINMPHKDGYQVCDEVRCDEEIKHIPIIVFTAQTIEKDLIDKAHAFYGADDYVIKPFEANDLVDKINKNILKHS
- a CDS encoding UvrD-helicase domain-containing protein — its product is MPNEIASKLNPEQKKSVMHGDGPLLIIAGAGTGKTTVITRRIAHLIVDEKVKPSEILALTFTDKAAYQMQEKVDILVPYGFTDTWISTFHSFGDRVLRENALEIGLDPDFKVLTRPQAAVFFQENLFKFQLNHFRPLGNPIKFVDAMISLFSRALDEDVSPEEYLKHAESLKKESAENPKDDALKQESECQMELAICYKQYQDLLLKEGKLDFANQFYLSLKLLREHPRVLKRYQNQFRYILVDEFQDTNYAQFELVKILLSQNNNLTVVADDDQSIYKWRGAAVSNIMNFVQLYPDSEKIALTQNYRSTQNILDASYRLIQNNNPDRFEVQAKIDKKLISQNKKGQDPKHIHFDTLSSEADWVSEYISECIDQKKYVYNDFAILVRSNATADPFIRALNMRGIPWQFSGNQGLYSLKEVRLCIHFLRMIANPGDSLSLFYLATSSIYQIPAVELTQMMHHAKRRQWDLFYTLKHIDQIQEFLELSDEFLEKKDQFLKDVEKYIDWAKDYTTGRLLYTFLTDTGFIAGLVREQNIENEDTLRNIAKFFDVVKNFEHVTNEDRVLYFIQYLDMMINVGDDPAVAEADIDTSAVNVMTIHKAKGLEFPVVFMVSLIEKKFPWPRRSDPIELPSELIKDILPLGDFHIQEERRLFYVGMTRAKEELFLTSAVDYGTKQPRKVSRFVVESVEEKRDAYTIKTTALQAIERNAPSAVPFVSAKKIIDDKEILKLSYYQIDDYLTCPLKYKYIHILRVPIMTHHTVAYGKALHDAVQLYHQRKMDGKDVSLDDVVQAFERSFQKQGFLSREHIELRIQGAKQALEEFYLQQERLKIIPSFVEKEFSFMIENNRMVGRWDRVDVVDGVATVIDFKSSEIKKQVDADKKAKANLQLNLYSLAYEKMTGTLPAFKELHFLETGLVGRAEVTQKDIDKILAAIKDASDGIRKGTFDPKPDFLACSYCAYNQICPKVKINLA
- the rpmB gene encoding 50S ribosomal protein L28, which translates into the protein MAKSCEICGKTSIAGRKYKRRGMAVRKGGAGQKIVGKSPRRFSPNLQSVKIVLKNSTKRTSVCTKCIKAGKITKAA
- a CDS encoding sensor histidine kinase; this encodes MLKKLKLRPKFFLSLIIISIVPLVIISLFNYLYTKSEIKERTVGNLRALNDSRVAHINQFIRLRQEQAKALAGTFTIRQLDPQGANSPRTVQMVQADIESVYSEIKKTPRSDYRDIDLASSIANISVWDIHGNIIANTNRFLVGKKMPFKFLHILYSKGTYFMGFEKDSLTDEKFLTILEGVRNWESGEYSGVVFLRSDANVLDEITAARKGLGRTGETYIVNKSRLMITESRFVKDAILNLEVNTRAVDACFDSDKTKSPEIYKNYRGDMVLGVQRYLPDQQWCVITETATEEAFDPVTAFRNRILVIGGCLILLILFLVHVAGLAFVRPILQIRDASLKVARGNYDVTTKVDSEDELHDLSRSFNQMTKVLASTTAQLHEKNKILEQQKEELKKLNELKSEFVSMVSHELRTPMSIIRGSLSQLADETVVNTKEISQRLINISLNNIKRLTEMINNLLDLSKIEAGKIELHKEDIDIVGVLKEICQTFELKAKDHQIQMRYRSSSESIIVNVDRDKIIQIFFNLTGNSMKFVEKGFIEVSAEDKGDHILCMVEDSGPGISKESLDKVFSKFQQLGHKAINDPGTKGTGLGLSISKGLVELHGGTIWLESEIGVGTKFIFTLPKQNVDSGDSQE
- a CDS encoding response regulator transcription factor — its product is MHKILIVEDDVDLATVLQMNLVSKGFEVFVAHDAIQGTSLAHNKNPDLIILDINLPAGGGLAILRNVKMSINTKLIPVIILSGTEDEQLIHEVLHGGVEDYIKKPYDLEDLCKRINHILHATE
- the recJ gene encoding single-stranded-DNA-specific exonuclease RecJ is translated as MPKKWFIKTPNPHLQVQLSNVLKIHPIVSQLLVNRGVKTPEEAKQFLFSDFKDLHDPFLLKDMDKAVNRIRQAKDNGEVVLVFGDYDVDGVTSSAILTKALKKLGIKVINHIPHRLTDGYGLNHEIAKEAKEKGVSLLISVDCGISAIEEAKTLKDNGIDVIIVDHHEPLKENVPDAVAVIDPKRKDCPYPFGGLAAVALAFKLAQALHGTQYIEDLDLVALGTIADVVPLYGENRIFVKSGLPAIEKTKNFGLRALMDGARIKKKLTPRHVGFILGPRINAMGRIDSAEKSLQLLLSESADEARGIAQVLEDHNKQRQKMQTEIIDAALKKVEQEVNFKTDRVIVVGEQGWHRGVVGIVAARIMDTYYRPTIVLSIEEGIAVGSARSIQGFHLFDALSQCSSLLENYGGHKYAAGLTVREENISGLREKMNRIACDTLCAEDLIPSLSIDCEIALSDVNMNLVNLVNKLEPYGEGNPEPIFCSRAVTVKSPAVVLGRGTLKFWVTDGINVFSAVGFGMESYRNVVEQGKKVDLAYKVSIDDWNKEPTVQLELKDIKEA